Within Leguminivora glycinivorella isolate SPB_JAAS2020 chromosome 26, LegGlyc_1.1, whole genome shotgun sequence, the genomic segment TCACAGTTATAATTTCTGAAATGTTCATTCATATGTCTTTCTATTGATCCAAATGTCTCATACTTTGTTTCACATATTTggcaaatataattattatccataggtattttaaatggtATTAATCTGTCGTCTAACTTAGGGTAAAACTTTTTGTTATGTTTCGATTCTAGATGGAGTTGAAGATCTTTTAAAGTATTTAAGCCAGTATCACATAAGGTACACTTTAAGTATGTTATGTCCACATTTATAACGAGACAGTAAGTGCTAAGGGAATGTAAAGATTTCTTTATGTCAGCTATTTTGTGTTCTTTTTGGTGTGTCCTTAATTCTTCTATGTTGTCGAAAATGTTTTTGCAGTAGTAACAAGGCAGTCCTTCTCTGCTTCTTCCCtaaaagaaagtttaaaaaatatagtttatgtTCAGtccaaatattaaaattttttaaataaatttaaaagtggaaaatttaGCTTTCTTggatgagacttgaactcacttCTTTAGTATGGCATTATACTTTGGGGCAATAGTGTAGACATTTATTCTATTTTAGATTGCAGAAAAGTCCAAAGttttacaattaacttttgaTAGGTTAAAAAtcatgttattatttttaatgaatatCATTATGTTACTTCATCGGTCACTTCTGTAGTATTATTTCGTACGGCCGTATACTTTGGGGTAATGTCGATAtgatataaatatgtatgtaaatatattttataaatatataccaaagAGGAATAAGGAGGAAAGACTGacaactccatacatcagtaaatgcgagttatttttagtgacatctagcgtcaatctcGCGtcgatgtcgcgacgaacgaaaagtctaattgctcaacaatttttagctaatattacaatagtattaatcagtattcttcaattccttctgcttgtaatatatgttgtaaactgttttgctatcaaatttttggcagacgcgacactgttgacacctagtgtcgagtagtggtattgATAAtgtacgctatttgacgcgtgattgacgctacaaaatatggagttacaactctttccttgcttattcctctatgatatcataaattaaatataacaagatcataccatcccatacattaaaatgcgaccgcctacgaacgcgcttacactccaccacacatagatggcgccaccaaaaaatgccttgttgccaccgattatttgtagattggcattaagtgtcaattccgagccgtaaatctatgtcaaaagtgacacttaacgccatctacaagtataatcgaaagctacaagacattttttgtagcgccatctatgtgtggtggagtgtaagcgcggtcttaggcggtcgcattttaatgtacgggatggtatgatcttgttatatttaatttatgatgatATGTACATACCTTGAAAGCAGTAACATTGGAGTTCTCCAATATAAGCAGTGCGTTGTCGATGTAAGCTGCTTTCTCAGTGATGACGGGTCGCTGGtcgcttttttttttactttcagaTTTCTTGATAAGTAGGGGTTTTATATGTTTTGACCGAGTGTCCTTTCCTGCAagaaatagtatattacgatacaagtgcgtaaaaaaggatgttcgaaacgagtggccataaattaaaacacgaccgaagggagtgttttaaatcgagacgagttacgaatttccttgtctcacgtgtatcgtacgacgtttttcagtacagatggcccgaagttttgacctgatatataatgaaccacttctcgcactagtgcgtaaaaaaattaCGAGGGCTGGCTGATAAGTCACCGAAgtgagtaattaaaaaaaatataattaaaaaagttGTAATGTCATTCTAATCTTTAGGCTTTTACGTAAATAACAAGGCAATATTAGGTTCTTATAAATTGAATAATTATATATTCGAGAGACCTAAAGAAAAGCTGtattgattttcatgaaaatggAAAAATCCGAAGTGCGTGCGGTAATTAAGTATTATGTTTTGAAAGGTAAAACTGCAACACAAATAAAAACCAAACTGGACCGCGTTTTGGGCTCTTCTTCGCCATCTTTAAGCACAGTTCACACTTGGGTTACCGACTTCAGACGTGGTCGGCAGAGCTGTACAGATGCTCCCCGCAGCGGACGGCCTATAGAGGTAACGACATCGGAAATTATCAACaaggtaaaaaaaattgtactagaTGATCGTCGTGTGAAATTGGTGGAAATAGCAGAGATGGTAAACATTTCAAAGGAACGTGTTTTTAACATTTTGCATCAACATTTGGAAATGAACAAGCTTTGTGCACGTTGGGTGCCGCGTCTCTTGACAGACGAGCAAAAACAAACCCGCAAGGATGTTTCGGACAAGTGTTTGGAGAAGTACAGGCATAATCCTAAGGAGTTTTTACGTCGATACATAACGGTTGGCGAGACGTGGATCCACCACTACACGCCAGAAACAAAAGAGCAGTCTAGGCAGTGGACCAATCGGGGTGAACCTGCCCCTAAGAAAGCGAAAACGGTTTAGTCCGCCGGTAAAGTAATGGCTACCGTATTTTGGGATTGCAAAGGAGTAGTTTTTGTGGATTATCTTCAAAAGGGAAAAACAATAAACGCCCAATATTATGCAGATCTGTTACAAAGCCTCCACAACGCAATTCAAGAAAAAAGGCCTcacttaaaaaagaaaaaaattttgcTCCATCAGGATAACGCCCCTGTTCACACAGCCAAAGTTGCAATGGCTAAAATCGAGGAGTTGCACATCGAATTGTTACCCCATCCCCCGTATTCACCAGACTTGGCCCCTTGCGACTTCCATCTGTTCCCGAACCTCAAAAAGTGGCTAGGCGGACAAAAATTTTCTTCGAATACTGAAGTCATAGATGCTGTTAATAGGTATTTTGAGGGACTTTAAGAGTCATTTTTTAAAAATGGGATAATGGCCTTGGAGAGACGTTGGACTAAGTGCGTAGACTTAGAAGGGACTTacgttgaaaaataaaatatcacatttaGATATATTGTCTTATTTCTGTGCCATTTCGGATACTTATCAACCGACCCTCGTACCATCTGTACTGAGgtaaaggaagttcgaaacgagtggcgtcAAATTAAAATAGTAAGTTTTGGTGAAAATGTGGAAGCTGGTGAATttatggttttattttttttataccacgtcggtggcaaacaggtatacggtccgcctgatggaaagcggtcaccgcaaaaattgtttgtatgaaacacagaactatatttagatagaagaaacaagttcatctatttgtataggggccgagcgtgtcaaattttgtactgaagttgtttcttgcctgtaattttaaatatgtctcaggctcttgattgttcataatttttgtgttgttgcaattgaatatcacgtaacgaggcattttttatgttttgattgacttcaacttacaaaaattgacgcccgaaagctgcaagctgcgattaaagacggacaactcagtggatttcactgagttcattttacacgctaagtagatacgtttgcttgatctatggtatatatgacatctgtggtatgAAAACTCACCTTCCTTGTCTTCAGTCTCCATATAATCATCAGCATCTGGCTCTCTCTTTACTTCCATTGCCCCTTCTTGTATCTCAATCACCGGCTCAAAGAACATTTCTTGCTTTTTCTCAAGGTTCTGTAGATCTTTCTCTGTAAGCATAGAACACTAATagtttaatatataaaaaaaaactttatttcagactagagatgggccgaatatggactttgccgaataagAATATTcgaccgaacattcggttcagctcttaccgaaccgaacattcggccgaatattcggttacaccatatttagaaaacggatgttaagaaaaaactattaaatgattgataatggttacatatattatgttactagaactacataattatgttattacgatttagtgaatttaactaaaacttagttaaaacaactctaaactcttctcaatattttgattgattgattgattgatacgGTTTTTCcaactttgtatttgtattttgacgcataggcaattatctctttctagtagttccttagaaagctactaaaataggagcttattatccaaaggaatacgtaagatcttcattatttttttactttgtttattcggtaaatattcggcaaagcaaccgaattattcggccgaatacgaacattgaaaaacttgccgaatatgccgaataccgaatatttaccgaatattcggcccatctctatttcAGACCAAAGACCATACAGTGagcaaatacatttttaaaaacttattctaagaaggtatattgtcttcggttaccgcgatagttactatagaggaataagtatgggaagagttgtaaccCATACATACAttagtaaatgcgggttatttgtataggcatagttaagtgacatctagcgacaatcacgcgtcaactagcgtaaattatcagtactactacttgtcaatagatgtcgcgacaaaCGAAgaaagagtctaatgctcaacactTTGTTAAGGTTTTACTTCTCACAATTTGACAATGACTATAGTGAGACTcttctccataatggcatcaagaCCGTTAAAGACTTTTGTCCTGAGtaataaaaagatttttttttcaatcagtTATactaataactctgaaactaggcgaaatccagaaatgtatatatgacattttagttttaatgggatcaagaatacgctgttaaaatatCTCTCTCAATGCTCACAAGCACCATGTATTTGTTACAAAATTTTAGGTAGaaggtatattatttatttatataaactttattgcacagttggaaaaaaaagtacaaatggcggacttaatgccttaaggcattctctgccagtcaaccatagggccaaacagaaattcgcgtatgtgggtgcagtgagaaaaataaatttagaaagcagATTTAGATATTACAGTATTACACATACATatgatcacgcctgtatcccataaaggggtaggcagagcacatgaaacaacttaagcttcagtgccactcttggcatataaggggttgaaagaaaacgaaactgtgacattgcagtgacaggttgccagcctctcgcctacgccacaatttaacccatatcccatagtcgctttctacgacacccacgggaagaaagggggtggtgaaattcttaactcttCACCACACAGGCGCAATACACACAATAAGGCACAAGGCGCAATATTAcagtattataatttaaaataagattGTGGCTAGTGTTTATTTCACAAAAATCTTTCTTTCAATGGTTCAATAGTTCTTTACTTGCATCATATacacatagctgggcaccgttaatcaaatagttaacttcgttaatcgctaatccgttactaaaaaagttaacttcgttaatcgttaaagcgatacatttcgacaaatttaacgtaagttaaagttaatcgttaatccgttaacacttgaaaaaaaatgaaattttctttaaatatttagttgcatcagtatccactataacgtattatatttctgtaaaaggccgaagtacagctagcctattgaactctaggctgcacgtggaaggcagtgatcgcctgagctactgccaagagctgtgtcaggagagatgctggcggtgacgggactgttgtggcactttgggcggtagaggctagggaagcgaatgtggtcgtaaatagggctcgaatttgctgccctatcactacaacagtcgccatggtaaagcttaggattcaccgaatcaaagttagtaaaaacaaatagtagagtttgcattatccgacgagtttttaatattcgaataattcggataatacaatttttattattcgaatattcgaataattcggataatttcggataatttattaaacggaacaaaattaatgttccaggtgcgtataagcgtgaaattgataacggctgagatagatgagcgccaaAATgcgaaatgtacctacatattttatttattttttgcgtaaatcagcaaactgtagaaattaaaacacacctagctctctatctcTATTTcgttctatgactagaatcttgcaatcagatagtgagctgttgaTATAAGACAGTAGTAGTAATTAGTTAGGTGTAAAGTATAaggagaagtttttctgacaacacctttaccttggaaatggatggtagagaggatggcttgttgagagtggaacgtgagacaacatcattggatataatgatggttatagggccatacagcgttgtcatattatccgatccgatatcggatgtaggaaggatgtcaaaggcaaaaatcaaagatggcgcattgaatgatttcgagaatgtataggagtcggtcctccgctcgatcggatcggatactcatcttaaatctgcgggggcccttccggctacacttcgacccatcgggatcttttgtgaaattacccccttcgatcttaagatccttcagctattcaggagcttctcgaccatctccacgtatcggatgatgaggctcatgggtagctctctgatgtcctttggtacaaggtagcctgctccaaagttcttcattctttgtctggagAGGGcatgacattcacacattagatgtctgatggtctcttcctcttcgccgcacatgcgacaatcagtgtagtcagcgtgtcccatcttggccaaaattcctttgatcccgtaatggcctgtgaacacccccgttataatttggagttttcttttgcctagctttcctaactttttgctccatccagattcaaccctccgcataaagagctttgaatgcttcagacctaacagggcatcccactctttttggtgattagcctttgcTTGGTCTTTAATAGCCGCTTTAATGGTTCCTTCGGATCTGTGAAGTTGTCTACAGATCCGgcctggccttggcaagttcatcagcattttcattgccaatgaagccttcgtaccccggtatccataccagttgcaccttgttttgccttccaagcttgttaagagcttggatgccgtttaataccagtctagagtcaactctgggcgatgtgaaggctttgagtgccgcctgactgtcgctgagtatatagatattctttccttgggtttgtctaactatattcttatgtacacaggtaattattgggtatgtctcggcttggaagacagtggcataattgtccatgctgatactaccactgtagtcactagtcattttcataaatgcctacgcccgtaccaaatgccatcttggaccggatcggatacttaatataaaaagttgaaaactcttttcgtaggctctaaacaaaaacgtcctggttagggtcttagaacaggaatgagcaaagatataggtactcgttcaaaacagaataaccaaaaaaagagaagcaattagtcgaagacactttctatccaggtgtggatcatttaaaaccttagttgcacagtggctggtaccaaagtaccacTGGAAGAgaagaggtgataaataagtaagtaaattctttattgtaccaccaacataaaatataccagacataaaatttaaaagaatgaagaaggaggaggtacaaaggcgaacttatttaaacattcaaatccaaaacgcctcaaattgctcagcagcgatttgatgggttttagtttccaagctgatcagtagatcggctaagatttcaaagtataagtagtaattagaccgatttttgtgtatgcatgtaactaatgacttaaaaggaaaatgccttatatttcttagtgaagtggagggaattctggagtactaaattgccatggaactgataacagctaaattcggagtgaggcgctaaatttcaatttccaaaaaaaagggaccaggaaatctaggtataaatctcccttattaagtatggttttacagataacttcacgttagctattagcagtaatgaaagtaggttggggtaacgttttcatattaaaaaataatacttgaacgtttttatgttttttttttaatcatccaattaatcgaatattcgaTAAAAAAcgagtgcgtggggtgaggcattctgccTACTTCTTGTtcacgaatgctttctttgttttgtaaatattagtttgattttgaagataaataggtgttaacttgttagcaataacattatccgtattaagaattgatcgaaattggttcaagtgacgtctatctattaaatatatcacttataaataaaaaataatgtttatagaaattatccgtttatccggataatttcacttagattattcgaatattttcggataaaaatattggcggatattcgaataattcggatattcgaatatctaTAATAGATTGCAAACCCtatttttaggtaacaaaaTGGAAGgtatgaaaaatgtatggaaacctATCAGGAAatgaaagacctcgcgattctgagtatgaatcgcgtaaaaaaatccaatgttacaaaaaaagtgggacaTCTTTGAAAAAAATTGCCCAAATACTCACGAAAAGGTTGAAACATTCCAAGAATATATTGCAGTACACCTCACGAGACCCATCACAGTAATATTCCTTAAAGACATCGCGATGCTCTCCTGTTTCCTGACAACAGCGGCACTTTCCGTACAAAGTATGAATGTAGTCCATTTTTCAATAAGTTTAACTTCACCAAGTAGGCATTGGAAAAGTATTTTATAAACTTCACCAGGTACTAGTTTAAGTTAGAATCAGATTTGAGTTcattgataataataatgaccGCAATGTTATTGTCATCAAGTACACATAAATAAACTCATTTGAAGGCTGCCTGTCCACTAGAGTGGAGCGAAGCAGCGGAACGCAAAAATGGGGGAGGATTTTGTGATATTTTGTCTCTGTGTCTCCTCTTTGCGCTCGATTGTATAGCTCCAAAGAATAGTATCTCGTCCTATAATGTAAATAGTagagtatttaatattttaaccagtttataacaaataaatataaaactgtGCCCCAAACATAGGCCCCAAAGCTTTGGAAGTTTGGACTTTTGGTTGACAGACTTGACAGTTATAGTACTGTCTTACGATATGGCATGAAATATAATCGGTCGATTTAATTTGACTTTCAAAATCGTTCTCTATATTGGTTTATAtctcaaatgttttttttaatactttatgTGCACGAGGAAGTGTATGttgtactatttatatatttataaattatgttattaaattaattgaTTTCTTTACAAGGTCAAGGGTTCCGTATCGGACAAATGGAACCCTCAGTTGATTTGTTTACATGCACAGCTCTATCTGTTGTCAATGTCAATTGTCAAATTTGACATTCATAATCATCAAAGCCAAGCGAAGCCGAGAATTTCTCGGCGAGAAAGCAAAGAAACGATTGCATCTCCGTTTCAATTTTAGCAAATTAAGTGGTAAATAATTTAGAAAAATGGATATTGATATACCTAACACGTACGGGGAATGTCGGTGTTGCTTGTCCAAAGGCCACCATAAGGACATCATGACGGAATATTATAACAATGGTGTTAGAGAAATTTATTACAACATGTTCATGGAATGCTTTAATTTATACGTAAGTTATTAAGTTTTCTGTAACAAAATTATGTTTGTTAGGTGTATAGCGTATTAATAAACCTTATTCGCTAGATTTTGTAGGAAAAATATGCCGTATATTAGTTCATCTCTTTCTGTTGTTGTACTGtccattcattcattttttttaatttgtttattaaaaagtTAGGTCTCTAAATTTCATCTAGCCTGTAGGAAAATTATTACCTCTTAacacaagtaatattttaagaagTAACTTTAAATGTATTTCAATGAGTATTAAACATGTTTGTATTGTTATatatatggtaatattttaaaaagtaacTTTAAAAGTATTTCAATGAGTATTAAACATGTTTGTATTGTTATATATATGTTAGACACTAAGTAATATATAATGCCAAGTAGCATGTAAGGTTAATCTGTCAGTGCCGATTgattggaataaataaatatatgaaacaaatatatgtttatcgcgaataaatagtatttttggACTTAAAAAGAAGTATTCATttgtaatatacatataaactgTTATTGttgaatagatttttttttttattataaactggccagtgattgaccttagtcacacctgatggaaagtgacgacaaggccgaggttgtagctcactggttcagtaatagcctattcactcttgacttgaatacacccagattgtattcgcccgggaacGCATATGAGTATTTCTGTTTAACTAGTCAATTTTTAACTGCAGTTCTATTATCACAGATGTCAACCACAAGGTCCATCAGCTCACTAATATGCTCGTCGTGTGTGCACCGTCTCCGAGACGCCAGCACCTTCCGAGCCATGGTCGTCAACACAGAGAAGCAGTTGCTGCTCGCTGCCAGCAAGGAGACTGTCTTTGTTAATGGttagtcttttattatttaggaCTATgcgccggttgcaccaaactgtgttgtttgttaaaaattttattgtatgggaagttccatagacatcaaCTGCATGTCGATGATGTGTCTGTAAAATGTGGTTGCAACTGCCCTAATTAGTTGAAAACACATAcagtaataagagttttgaatgattcacggttattttcattagacttatattgaccgggatatagaccgtgaccgggaactttaacatccacccgccttcgtcagtttttccgtgatcatgatgcatgcaactgcgtcgaaatatcgggagcttgacaaaaatcaaaaccggccaagagcgtgtcgggccacgctcagtgtagggttccgtagtttttcgtatttttctcaaaaactactgaacctaccaagttcaaaacaattttcctataaagtgtttataaagttctacttttgtgatttttttcatattttttaaacatatgattcaaaagttagagggggggggacgcacttttttttcctttaggagcgattatttccgaaaatattaatattatcaaaaaacgatcttagtaaacccttattcatttttaaatacctatccaacaatatatcacacgttggggttggaaatgaaaaaaatatcagcccccactttacatgtagggaggggtaccctaataaaacatttttttccattttttatttttgcactttgttggcgtgattgatatacatattggtaccaaatttcagctttctagtacttacggttactgagattatccgcggacggacggacggacggacggacggacggacggacggacggacggacggacagacagacatggcgaaactataagggttcctagttgactacggaaccctaaaaaggtaatcacggtctatatcccggtcaatataagtctacatACAGTAATACCCTGCTTTATTCAACCCCATATAGCGCGAATTCGatataatttgatttttattttgatttttaaccg encodes:
- the LOC125240129 gene encoding zinc finger protein 540-like → MGRIFEKDLQNLEKKQEMFFEPVIEIQEGAMEVKREPDADDYMETEDKEGKDTRSKHIKPLLIKKSESKKKSDQRPVITEKAAYIDNALLILENSNVTAFKGRSREGLPCYYCKNIFDNIEELRTHQKEHKIADIKKSLHSLSTYCLVINVDITYLKCTLCDTGLNTLKDLQLHLESKHNKKFYPKLDDRLIPFKIPMDNNYICQICETKYETFGSIERHMNEHFRNYNCDKCDTGFVTGHRLNTHIKTAHVEGNFECETCKKVFPSQLKLKNHVDTVHKMVKRFKCSKCSERFTDYFRRYQHLVAIHGQPQVEYKCNVCDKVYIRRYMLSQHMKRDHMEERSFECEICFAKFFARKELNTHMVKHNGARIFECSVCKKAYARKKTLREHMRIHDNDRRFACAVCGQAFVQNCSLKGHMKTRHPEVNCVA